A single Pseudoalteromonas phenolica DNA region contains:
- a CDS encoding alpha/beta hydrolase family protein, whose protein sequence is MMRTIVSVSLGLAFSVGAFANEVMTPEKLWELKRVSALGLNKDKTHVIYKVTTPSIENNSFDSKVYQVSLKGGDAQLLESYQGVVIDKSLSPDGTKKLFHKKVQLEDVLATDRYKELGKANAYVFDDLNYRHWDTWKDGKYKHVFYQDLKTEEKVDIMKGMPFDSPTSPFGGVADYTWGPKGENIYYVSKKLTGTEYVKSTNTDIYRYNLKSKKTTNITESNLGYDKYPAFSAKGQLAWLQMDEAGNEADKNDIVVKVKNRELNLTEHWDGTVNSFKWSHDGKSIYFIAPIDGTVQLFQVAVNTKSKSKPKIKQLTKGQFDVNGIVAVLKDKLVVTRNSMNAAREIYRFDLRSKKLTALTKENDAFYAGLDLPNVEKRMVKTTDGQDMLTWVIYPPNFDKKKKYPTLLYLQGGPQSALSQFYSFRWNFQVMASQGYIVVAPNRRGMPGHGEQWNKDISNDWGGQVMEDYLAAIDDVAKESYVDKSRIGAVGASYGGYSAFYLAGNHEGRFKTFIAHCGIFDLRSMYGTTEELFFVNNELGGAYWENNASTNKSYGQFNPINHIDKWDAPMFVIHGAKDYRVPLEQGIAAFQAAKLRGLKSRFLLFPEENHWVLTPQNGIVWQREFFKWLEETL, encoded by the coding sequence ATGATGCGAACGATTGTATCAGTCAGCTTAGGACTGGCTTTTAGTGTTGGTGCTTTTGCCAATGAGGTGATGACACCTGAAAAGTTATGGGAACTAAAAAGAGTAAGCGCTTTAGGCCTTAATAAAGACAAAACCCACGTTATTTATAAAGTTACAACACCAAGCATTGAAAACAATAGTTTTGATAGCAAAGTTTATCAGGTTTCTTTGAAAGGTGGCGATGCACAGCTATTAGAAAGTTACCAAGGTGTTGTGATCGACAAAAGCCTGTCACCTGATGGTACAAAAAAACTTTTCCACAAAAAAGTTCAGCTTGAAGATGTGCTTGCAACAGATCGCTATAAAGAGCTCGGCAAAGCTAATGCTTATGTGTTCGATGATTTAAATTACCGTCATTGGGATACTTGGAAAGACGGTAAGTATAAGCATGTTTTCTACCAAGACCTCAAGACAGAAGAAAAAGTCGACATCATGAAGGGCATGCCGTTTGATAGCCCAACATCGCCGTTTGGCGGTGTCGCTGACTATACATGGGGCCCAAAAGGTGAAAATATTTACTATGTAAGTAAAAAGCTTACAGGCACTGAGTATGTAAAAAGTACAAATACAGATATTTATCGTTATAACCTGAAAAGTAAAAAGACGACCAATATCACTGAAAGTAACTTAGGTTACGATAAGTATCCTGCGTTCTCTGCAAAAGGCCAATTAGCTTGGCTACAAATGGATGAGGCAGGTAACGAAGCTGACAAAAATGATATTGTCGTTAAAGTTAAAAATCGTGAGCTTAACTTAACTGAGCATTGGGATGGCACAGTAAACAGTTTTAAGTGGAGTCATGATGGTAAAAGCATCTACTTTATTGCACCTATCGATGGCACAGTTCAACTTTTCCAAGTTGCAGTGAATACAAAAAGTAAATCTAAACCAAAAATTAAACAGCTAACTAAAGGCCAGTTTGACGTAAATGGCATTGTTGCTGTGCTAAAAGACAAACTCGTCGTTACACGTAATAGCATGAATGCGGCGCGTGAGATTTATCGTTTTGACCTTCGCAGCAAAAAACTAACAGCTCTCACCAAAGAGAACGACGCTTTCTATGCGGGTCTTGATTTACCAAACGTTGAAAAGCGTATGGTTAAAACAACAGATGGCCAAGACATGCTGACTTGGGTGATTTACCCGCCGAACTTTGATAAGAAGAAAAAGTATCCAACACTTCTTTATTTACAAGGTGGTCCACAATCTGCACTTTCGCAGTTTTATTCTTTCCGTTGGAACTTCCAAGTAATGGCTTCTCAGGGCTATATCGTTGTTGCACCTAACCGTCGTGGTATGCCTGGTCACGGCGAACAATGGAACAAAGACATCAGTAACGATTGGGGTGGTCAGGTAATGGAAGATTACCTTGCTGCAATTGATGATGTTGCGAAAGAGTCATACGTTGATAAGTCTCGAATTGGTGCTGTAGGCGCGAGCTACGGTGGTTATTCAGCGTTCTATTTAGCGGGTAACCATGAGGGTCGATTCAAAACCTTTATTGCTCATTGTGGTATTTTCGATTTACGCAGCATGTACGGTACAACTGAAGAACTGTTCTTCGTTAATAATGAGTTAGGTGGTGCTTATTGGGAAAACAACGCATCAACAAACAAATCCTATGGTCAATTTAACCCAATCAATCACATTGATAAGTGGGATGCGCCGATGTTTGTTATCCACGGAGCAAAAGATTACCGTGTACCACTTGAGCAAGGTATCGCCGCTTTCCAAGCTGCTAAATTACGTGGCTTAAAGAGTCGCTTCTTACTATTCCCAGAAGAGAACCATTGGGTACTGACACCGCAAAACGGCATCGTGTGGCAGCGTGAGTTCTTTAAGTGGTTAGAAGAAACGTTGTAA
- a CDS encoding alpha/beta hydrolase: MSKFKYFLFVILISSFIGCGSSSKNSEIPSAQTLLAFQAGERSILEPVSSSFTGVTYPIQLYLPKNRIIGKKYPVIYVLDAEWHLKRVADSLDRLELEAIIIGIENFVDASYKHREDYSQWPLAQDYFNFIVNELAPKLESNYPINQSKRSIVGHSYTGLFAGLAMLMDDPQDPFFSAHVSFDGSFWAHTEITPQLISDRGVLDERLKSKAILIAARGRVSNGRYVDWFQAMLEYEEFKGLEIIKLEYDVDHIPVVEHAMDDAMRALLIGQ; encoded by the coding sequence ATGTCTAAATTTAAGTATTTTCTATTTGTTATATTGATAAGTAGCTTTATTGGGTGTGGAAGTAGTTCTAAGAATTCTGAAATACCAAGTGCTCAGACACTTCTGGCTTTTCAAGCTGGAGAGCGTTCAATACTTGAGCCTGTTTCTTCTTCATTTACAGGTGTTACTTATCCAATTCAGCTTTATTTGCCTAAAAATCGTATTATCGGTAAAAAGTATCCTGTTATTTATGTATTAGATGCTGAGTGGCACTTAAAAAGAGTCGCTGACAGTTTAGATAGGTTAGAGCTTGAGGCAATCATTATCGGTATTGAAAATTTTGTTGATGCTAGCTACAAGCACCGTGAGGATTACTCTCAATGGCCGTTAGCGCAAGATTACTTTAATTTCATTGTTAATGAGTTAGCGCCGAAATTAGAGTCGAATTATCCAATAAATCAATCTAAACGCAGCATAGTTGGACATTCTTATACAGGGTTATTTGCAGGTTTAGCCATGTTAATGGATGACCCACAAGATCCCTTTTTTAGTGCGCATGTTTCTTTTGATGGCAGTTTTTGGGCGCACACAGAAATAACGCCTCAATTGATCTCCGATAGAGGCGTGCTTGATGAGCGTTTAAAAAGTAAGGCCATATTAATCGCTGCGAGAGGTCGTGTTAGTAATGGCCGCTATGTAGATTGGTTTCAAGCAATGCTTGAATATGAGGAATTCAAAGGCCTTGAAATTATCAAGCTGGAATATGATGTTGATCATATCCCAGTTGTGGAGCATGCAATGGATGATGCAATGAGAGCCTTACTTATCGGTCAGTGA
- the rrtA gene encoding rhombosortase, which translates to MIQLPLDKKYILPPILLSLLSFTLMVLNTNDLLEFHRDKIAAGEIWRIFTGQFVHANPTHLLLNIVGIGFIWLLHAEHRTQSQYYIHNAFLALWTGLGIWLFVPDIKVYTGLSGLLHGVIVWGALKDIQVGMRSGILLFIGIWAKLAWEQWAGPSAEVGALIQSRVAIEAHLIGAIGGLIMGLGLIRNKS; encoded by the coding sequence ATGATCCAATTGCCACTAGATAAAAAATACATTCTGCCTCCCATCCTGCTTTCATTATTAAGCTTTACCTTAATGGTCCTAAATACCAATGACTTACTAGAGTTTCATCGAGATAAAATCGCAGCAGGTGAAATCTGGCGGATCTTTACAGGCCAATTTGTCCACGCGAACCCAACACACTTACTGCTAAACATTGTAGGCATTGGCTTTATATGGCTGTTACATGCTGAACATAGAACACAAAGCCAATATTATATTCATAACGCTTTTTTAGCTTTATGGACAGGGTTGGGCATTTGGCTATTCGTACCTGATATAAAAGTTTACACAGGGCTAAGTGGCCTGTTACATGGTGTTATCGTTTGGGGCGCACTTAAAGACATTCAAGTTGGTATGCGTTCAGGCATTCTTTTGTTCATTGGTATTTGGGCAAAACTCGCTTGGGAACAATGGGCTGGGCCAAGCGCTGAAGTCGGCGCATTGATCCAATCACGTGTCGCCATTGAAGCACATTTAATTGGTGCTATTGGTGGGCTAATTATGGGATTAGGGCTAATTAGAAACAAATCATAA
- the ggt gene encoding gamma-glutamyltransferase has protein sequence MTSKSLPFALSLCSLALLSACSSQISPKQEVREPEAATGFTKKQKQIADNYMIAAANPYAVKAGKLMLDRGGSAIDAAIATQLVLTLVEPQSSGIGGGAFILHFDKSENALTTLDGRETAPAKATSGLFLDENGKAAPWIKAVVGGRSVGVPGILHAFDKAHKEYGKLAWAELFEPAIELAEQGFVVSPRLNMLLSKKFNPGLTRLPEAKAYFYPDDQPLAVGSIRKNPKLARLYKNISEHGISAFYTGQHAENMVDAVQNSKIAPGLLSLSDLENYQSKHRDAICTSYHAYKVCSMAPPSSGGVAVLQILKLLEGKKLSQYQPNDPKALHLFTQASRLAFADRNHYVADPDFVTVPTDALLDDAYLTERAKLISDRDNHKVPVGKPLNGALSYAADNSYELPSTTHVSIVDQAGNAVSMTSSIEMAFGSTVMVDGYLLNNQLTDFALSPKKRGQLRANRVEANKRPRSSMSPVMVFNKDGSLRLVVGSPGGSRIINYVAQTVIGVLDWQLDIQSAINLPKITNRNKVTTLEKGTELEKHKAYFESLGHKVFIRDLNSGLHGIELVGGRLVGGADPRREGIVLGE, from the coding sequence ATGACATCCAAATCTCTGCCTTTTGCGTTATCGCTTTGTTCATTGGCTCTATTAAGTGCCTGTTCTAGCCAAATCTCACCAAAACAAGAAGTAAGGGAGCCAGAAGCAGCCACTGGTTTTACAAAAAAGCAAAAGCAAATCGCCGATAACTATATGATTGCGGCTGCAAATCCTTACGCTGTTAAAGCGGGTAAATTGATGCTCGACAGAGGCGGAAGTGCAATTGATGCGGCAATTGCCACGCAGTTGGTTTTAACCTTGGTTGAACCTCAATCTTCAGGTATTGGTGGCGGTGCTTTTATTTTGCACTTCGATAAAAGCGAAAATGCACTAACAACGTTAGATGGCCGAGAAACAGCGCCAGCTAAAGCAACCTCAGGTTTATTCTTAGACGAAAATGGCAAAGCAGCCCCTTGGATTAAGGCCGTTGTAGGTGGTCGCTCGGTGGGTGTACCCGGTATTCTTCACGCCTTTGATAAAGCACACAAAGAATATGGCAAATTGGCTTGGGCAGAGTTATTTGAACCAGCCATTGAATTAGCAGAGCAAGGGTTTGTGGTTTCACCACGTTTAAATATGTTGTTGTCTAAAAAGTTTAATCCTGGTCTTACCCGTTTACCTGAAGCAAAAGCGTACTTTTACCCAGATGATCAACCTTTAGCTGTGGGCAGTATTCGTAAAAACCCTAAATTGGCTAGGTTATACAAGAATATATCTGAGCATGGTATTTCTGCTTTTTACACGGGCCAACATGCAGAAAATATGGTTGATGCCGTGCAAAACTCTAAAATTGCACCTGGGTTATTGTCTTTATCAGACCTAGAAAATTACCAAAGTAAACATCGAGACGCTATCTGTACGTCTTATCATGCTTATAAAGTGTGCTCTATGGCACCACCGAGTAGTGGTGGTGTTGCTGTACTTCAAATTTTGAAATTACTCGAAGGTAAAAAGTTAAGCCAATATCAGCCTAATGACCCCAAAGCGCTGCACTTATTCACCCAAGCTTCACGTTTGGCATTTGCAGACAGAAATCATTACGTGGCTGATCCTGATTTTGTCACTGTACCAACCGATGCCTTACTAGATGACGCATACTTAACTGAACGGGCAAAGCTGATTTCAGACAGAGATAACCATAAAGTTCCAGTAGGTAAACCGCTAAACGGCGCATTAAGTTATGCCGCTGATAACAGCTATGAACTGCCTTCAACTACCCATGTTTCAATTGTTGACCAAGCGGGTAATGCGGTCTCTATGACCAGTTCTATCGAAATGGCTTTCGGATCGACAGTAATGGTTGACGGTTATTTGTTAAATAACCAGTTAACCGATTTTGCGCTTTCTCCGAAGAAGCGTGGTCAATTGCGTGCGAATCGCGTAGAAGCCAATAAACGTCCACGTAGTTCTATGTCGCCTGTTATGGTGTTTAACAAAGATGGCAGTTTACGTTTAGTTGTTGGCTCTCCGGGGGGAAGTCGTATTATCAATTATGTTGCGCAAACGGTCATTGGTGTCCTTGATTGGCAGTTAGATATTCAGTCCGCTATCAATCTTCCAAAGATAACTAACCGCAACAAAGTAACGACTTTAGAAAAAGGCACTGAGCTTGAAAAGCACAAAGCCTATTTTGAAAGTTTAGGTCATAAAGTTTTTATTCGAGATTTGAATTCAGGTTTACATGGTATCGAACTGGTCGGAGGTCGGCTCGTAGGTGGCGCAGATCCTCGACGAGAGGGCATTGTGCTCGGTGAATGA
- a CDS encoding NAD-dependent malic enzyme: MTKQTDPNYLYIPYSGPNLLETPLLNKGSAFSQSERENFNLNGLLPPRFETIEEQVERCYQQYSSFKDNLNKHIYLRAIQDNNETLYYRLVRDHLEEMMPIIYTPTVGDACEKFSDIYRSSRGLFISYEERHNIDDILRNATKGKVKVIVVTDGERILGLGDQGIGGMGIPIGKLSLYTVCGGISPAYTLPVMLDVGTNNEKLLADPMYMGARHKRINQEQYDEFLDLFIKAVKRRWPNVLLQFEDFAQPNAMPLLKRYKDTICSFNDDIQGTAAVTVGSLLAACRVKDVKLSDQKVVFVGAGSAGCGIAEQIISQMVSEGISDEQARSQVYMVDRFGLLTEGMEGLRDFQAALVQQKNALTDWQYSGDFASLLDVMHCAKPDILIGVSGQPGLFTEQVVKAMHAGCEQPIIFPLSNPSRQVEAHPKDVIEWTNGQAIVATGSPFGEVEYNGEKFIIPQCNNSYIFPGIGLGAIAAKAKRITDAMLMVSSEMLAEASPRANTGKGSLLPALVEIEPLSKKIAFAVAKKAMEEGVALEMSDEAILKTIDKNYWYPEYRNYKRCSI; the protein is encoded by the coding sequence ATGACTAAACAAACCGATCCAAATTATCTATACATTCCATACTCAGGTCCTAACCTGTTAGAAACGCCTTTATTAAACAAAGGTAGTGCATTTAGTCAATCAGAGCGTGAGAACTTTAATTTAAATGGTTTATTACCACCGCGTTTTGAAACCATTGAAGAGCAAGTCGAGCGTTGTTACCAGCAATACTCTTCTTTCAAAGATAATTTAAATAAGCACATTTATCTTCGTGCAATTCAAGATAACAATGAAACACTTTATTACCGTTTGGTTCGCGATCATTTAGAAGAAATGATGCCTATCATTTATACGCCGACGGTTGGTGATGCATGTGAAAAGTTTTCTGATATCTACCGCAGCTCTCGTGGTCTATTTATTTCATATGAAGAGCGTCACAACATCGATGATATTTTGCGCAATGCAACAAAAGGCAAAGTAAAGGTTATCGTTGTTACTGATGGTGAACGTATTCTTGGTTTAGGTGACCAAGGTATCGGTGGTATGGGTATTCCAATTGGTAAGCTGTCTCTATATACCGTTTGTGGTGGTATTAGCCCAGCTTACACGCTACCTGTTATGCTTGATGTGGGTACTAATAACGAGAAGTTACTTGCTGATCCTATGTATATGGGTGCACGTCATAAACGTATTAACCAAGAGCAATATGATGAGTTCTTAGATTTATTCATCAAAGCCGTTAAACGTCGTTGGCCAAACGTACTTCTACAGTTTGAAGATTTTGCACAACCAAACGCGATGCCTTTACTTAAGCGTTATAAAGATACGATTTGTAGCTTTAATGATGACATTCAAGGTACTGCGGCGGTTACTGTTGGCTCTTTACTTGCCGCTTGTCGTGTTAAAGACGTCAAACTGAGTGACCAAAAAGTTGTGTTTGTAGGCGCAGGATCTGCGGGTTGTGGTATTGCTGAGCAGATCATCAGTCAAATGGTATCTGAAGGTATTTCTGACGAGCAAGCGCGTAGCCAAGTGTATATGGTTGATAGATTTGGCCTACTTACAGAGGGTATGGAGGGTCTACGTGACTTCCAAGCTGCCCTAGTTCAACAAAAAAATGCATTAACTGATTGGCAATATAGCGGTGACTTTGCATCTTTACTAGACGTAATGCACTGTGCAAAGCCGGACATTTTGATTGGTGTTTCTGGTCAACCAGGCCTGTTCACTGAGCAAGTGGTTAAAGCAATGCATGCCGGATGTGAACAGCCTATTATTTTTCCATTAAGCAACCCATCTCGCCAAGTTGAAGCACATCCAAAAGATGTCATTGAGTGGACAAATGGTCAAGCGATTGTTGCAACTGGTAGTCCGTTCGGTGAAGTTGAATATAACGGCGAAAAGTTCATTATTCCTCAATGTAACAATAGTTATATTTTCCCTGGTATTGGTTTAGGTGCTATTGCCGCTAAGGCTAAGCGAATTACTGATGCCATGCTGATGGTATCAAGCGAGATGCTTGCTGAAGCTTCACCTAGAGCAAATACAGGAAAAGGAAGCTTACTACCTGCGCTGGTGGAGATAGAGCCGTTAAGTAAGAAGATTGCCTTCGCTGTTGCTAAGAAAGCGATGGAAGAAGGTGTTGCGTTAGAAATGTCTGACGAAGCCATTCTTAAAACAATCGATAAAAACTACTGGTATCCAGAATACCGCAATTACAAGCGTTGTAGTATTTAA
- a CDS encoding SIMPL domain-containing protein produces MLKKLLVVTSLLLSSSFNYAYAEPTSPHLSVTGYAQQLVQPDQVVLSVAISHSDKNINKAKGEVDNVIARVIKIANTFNVSKNNIDASQLNIYRQHEYNRGTQQQEFTTFRVTRNVEIKLTDVDKYPQFLQELVEAGVNEIGYTQFSYSKADEVQDKLKKLAIKDAKSEARELASAFDAKLDRVYSVNFADAPSIPTPYARQSMIESGRAHKQAYNVSDIVISSEVFVTYLIKQ; encoded by the coding sequence ATGTTAAAAAAACTATTAGTCGTTACTTCTTTACTTTTATCTTCAAGTTTTAATTACGCGTATGCAGAGCCTACAAGTCCGCACTTAAGCGTAACTGGGTATGCTCAGCAGCTTGTTCAGCCAGATCAAGTTGTTCTAAGTGTTGCTATTTCTCATTCAGATAAAAACATCAATAAAGCAAAAGGAGAAGTTGATAATGTGATTGCGAGAGTTATAAAAATCGCTAATACCTTTAATGTCAGTAAAAATAACATTGATGCATCGCAGCTTAATATCTATCGCCAACATGAATACAACCGAGGCACGCAGCAGCAGGAGTTTACTACTTTTCGGGTAACACGAAATGTTGAGATAAAACTGACAGACGTCGATAAGTATCCACAATTTTTACAAGAGTTAGTTGAAGCCGGAGTCAATGAAATTGGCTATACGCAGTTCTCTTATTCAAAGGCTGATGAAGTACAAGATAAACTTAAAAAATTGGCCATCAAAGATGCAAAGTCTGAGGCAAGAGAGCTTGCCAGCGCATTCGATGCGAAATTAGACCGAGTTTATTCTGTAAATTTTGCAGATGCGCCATCTATACCAACACCGTATGCAAGACAATCAATGATTGAATCAGGTCGAGCACATAAGCAGGCGTATAATGTCTCTGATATTGTTATTTCTTCAGAAGTTTTCGTCACTTATTTAATTAAACAGTGA
- a CDS encoding sulfotransferase family protein, translated as MSKIFIIGLPRTGTTSLCAACVELGLTTAHTAYTIESFSNAHVIADTPVFNDYALLYQRYPDAKFIYLERDLAVWLPSISKLLRRMSGNLFSDKGGFNDTIKRCFLNTFSGLDYDNLDNFDFLTTCYETHKAKAIAFFEDTQALHVFLNVSQPHSFAKLCDFLGVDAATTEIIDMPKLNVNGKVTAWNDLKHPLKISSTRMGKVDKDADLLTFMQSV; from the coding sequence ATGAGTAAAATCTTTATTATTGGGTTACCGAGAACTGGCACGACAAGCTTATGTGCCGCATGTGTTGAACTTGGTTTAACGACGGCACATACAGCTTATACAATAGAGTCATTTAGTAACGCACACGTCATTGCCGATACCCCTGTATTTAATGATTATGCGCTGCTATATCAAAGATATCCTGATGCTAAATTCATTTATTTGGAAAGAGACTTAGCAGTGTGGCTACCGTCTATTTCTAAATTATTAAGGCGTATGTCAGGCAACCTGTTTTCAGATAAAGGTGGCTTTAACGACACGATTAAGCGTTGCTTTTTAAACACCTTTTCAGGGTTAGATTACGACAACCTTGATAACTTCGACTTTCTTACTACGTGTTACGAAACACATAAAGCTAAAGCCATTGCGTTTTTTGAAGATACTCAAGCTCTGCATGTATTTTTGAATGTTAGCCAGCCCCATAGTTTTGCAAAACTGTGTGACTTTTTAGGGGTTGATGCTGCTACTACAGAAATTATAGATATGCCTAAGCTGAACGTGAACGGCAAAGTCACTGCTTGGAATGACTTAAAGCATCCACTGAAAATTAGCTCTACGCGGATGGGGAAAGTAGACAAAGACGCCGATTTACTCACATTTATGCAATCGGTTTAA
- a CDS encoding tRNA-(ms[2]io[6]A)-hydroxylase, whose translation MFELKYHTPFNWTEKVLADFDTFLQDHAAAEKKASGMAMSMLGHYPDRTKLVKAMTDLAIEEMIHFKQVLKLLTERGVTLGNDQKDPYIKGMRALFRQGTDEFLIDRLLVAAVIEARGHERFSLVAEALPEGKEKDFYVAIAKSEEKHKNLFVELGYEYFDKEIIDARLVEILEAEAEICKKIPFTAALH comes from the coding sequence ATGTTTGAACTGAAGTACCACACCCCGTTTAATTGGACTGAAAAAGTACTCGCTGATTTTGATACCTTTTTGCAAGATCACGCTGCCGCAGAGAAAAAAGCCTCTGGCATGGCTATGTCTATGTTGGGTCATTACCCTGACAGAACTAAGCTTGTGAAAGCGATGACCGATTTAGCCATCGAAGAGATGATCCATTTTAAGCAAGTGTTGAAATTATTAACAGAGCGTGGCGTTACACTAGGTAATGACCAAAAAGACCCATATATTAAAGGTATGCGCGCATTATTCAGACAGGGCACCGATGAATTCTTAATCGACCGCCTACTAGTGGCTGCGGTGATTGAAGCGCGAGGCCACGAACGTTTTTCCTTAGTTGCAGAAGCCTTACCTGAAGGCAAAGAGAAAGATTTTTATGTTGCCATTGCTAAATCAGAAGAAAAACATAAAAATCTGTTTGTAGAATTGGGCTACGAATACTTCGATAAAGAGATTATCGATGCGCGTCTAGTTGAAATACTTGAGGCTGAAGCTGAGATCTGTAAAAAGATCCCATTTACAGCGGCGCTTCATTAA
- a CDS encoding AAA family ATPase, producing MKTIIFGNSGSGKSTLSKRLAQKHSAAHLDLDTLAWLPTSPPTRAPLESSIDKINEFIQSHSDWVIEGCYGDLIKPITEQCQHLVFIDLNVETCKANAKARPWEPHKYPSKAAQDENLDMLLAWIEDYDTRDDVFSKVAHTKLFETFTGNKVRLESNQQSRAFSFN from the coding sequence ATGAAAACGATTATTTTTGGTAATTCAGGCTCAGGAAAGTCAACCCTTTCAAAGCGTTTAGCACAAAAACATTCAGCCGCACATTTAGATTTAGATACACTTGCTTGGTTGCCTACGTCACCACCAACTCGGGCACCACTTGAATCTTCAATCGATAAAATCAACGAATTTATTCAGTCTCATTCAGATTGGGTGATTGAGGGTTGCTATGGTGATCTAATTAAACCGATCACAGAACAATGTCAGCATTTGGTGTTTATCGATTTAAATGTTGAAACCTGTAAAGCCAATGCTAAAGCGCGCCCTTGGGAGCCGCACAAATACCCATCAAAAGCAGCACAAGATGAAAATCTAGACATGTTATTGGCTTGGATTGAAGACTATGACACCAGAGACGATGTCTTTTCAAAAGTGGCTCATACAAAATTATTCGAGACTTTCACTGGCAATAAAGTGCGTTTAGAAAGCAATCAGCAAAGTAGGGCGTTTAGCTTTAATTAA
- a CDS encoding LexA family protein: protein MKVIPVKAAAGISGFESPAAEYKELGLSLDQLIVGDPNATFLGLASGDSMQGVGIFDGDLLIVDRAVEPKHQDVIVANFNNEFVCKILDIHNRQLLSASPLFKPVFISDCDVFQLEGIVTGSLRMHRQNMRLKQCMR from the coding sequence ATGAAAGTAATACCTGTTAAAGCGGCAGCGGGGATCTCCGGCTTTGAGTCTCCAGCTGCCGAATATAAAGAGCTCGGATTATCGCTAGATCAGCTTATTGTTGGTGACCCTAATGCAACTTTTTTGGGCCTCGCATCTGGTGACTCGATGCAAGGTGTTGGCATTTTTGATGGTGATTTATTAATTGTAGATAGGGCTGTCGAGCCTAAACACCAAGATGTAATTGTTGCTAATTTTAATAACGAGTTTGTGTGTAAAATTCTCGATATCCATAACCGACAGTTACTGTCTGCATCACCTTTGTTTAAACCTGTTTTTATCAGTGATTGTGACGTTTTTCAGCTCGAAGGTATTGTTACTGGTTCACTAAGAATGCATCGTCAAAACATGAGGTTAAAACAATGTATGCGTTAA